TCTCTCTGAGCCCACCATTGTCCCCGCCAGCCTGTTTGTGTAAAACCGTTCCCCTAGAAGCCAAAATGTCTTTGGAGGGACGGGGATCCTCTTAGACCTCGGTCCCCTGGGGCCAGTTGTCCAggtcccccagcctccctggtCCACAGCCAAGACAGGGCTCACTTACCCTGCCAGTTAAGACATTCCAGAGTTGATTGTGGAACCTGGGAACACCAGTCTGGGACTGGAGGCCATCAGAGCACTGGAGGGctgcaggggggagaggggaccAGCAGGGAGGGGTCCCCAAGGCATAGGTGAGGCTCTGTGCCCACCTCCTCCATAGCCCCCCATCCTGGGGAGGCCCGAGCAGGGCCCTGAGGAGGTGTCAGGAGGCAGGCCACGCACGAGGCGCGGTCAGGGAGCGTCCCGGGGCTGGACTCAGGCAGGAGGGAGCCCAGGATCAGGACGCAGAGGGTCAGGGCTGTCCCAACactctgagccctgcaccagccCCCAGGGTCCTCAGGGTgcaggtgggcgctcgggccctCATTCCCTCGGGCCGGGGCACTCACTGAAGTTGAGGGCCGGGCCTGGGTCACGGGGGCGGAGCCAGACCAGGGGCAGCAGGACGAAGCTGGCGGTCAGCAGCAGGGTCAGCAGGTTGAGCAGCAGCAGGAAGCGGAGAAAGGTGAAGTAGGACTGGATTCCGGTGCCAAAGAGGCCTGCGAGGGGAGCCGCGCCAGGCCAGGGGCCCAGCTGGGAATCCGAGGGCCCATCGACCCCGCGGGGTGCGGGCGACCCGCCTCCCGGACCTCCGACCTCCAGGCTCCCCCGCAGTGCCTGTGATGGCCACCAGGGGCTGCTGTCACCCACGCTCGGGGCAGGAGGGGTGTGCAAGGAAGGAGGGCGACGTttgctgggggcggggtggggggcaggggagttggtgggggcagggagggcgaCGGCAAGCAGGATGGTGACCTCCTCGGGTTGCTAAACTGGACACTGAGACTCcagggaggggtggtgggaggtggggtgcgggtgggggtccTACCTCCGATCTCGTAGAGGGCCCCGTCCCAGAGCCCGAAGCCCTGGGCCAGCCGCCGCGCTGCCTCCCCGAGGCGCCGCCCCACTGCCCGCCGCCGGCGCTGCCATCGCTGCCAGCAGGAGGTCTTGGCGCCCTCGGGCTCCCGCAGCTGCCTGGGATGGGGGGGGCGTCCCTGAGCCACCCGCaccgcgcccccgcccctccccgggccAGGCAGAGCAGTGCCAGGGGCCAGAGGAGTCCTGCCCCTGCTGTGACTTCCCCCCATCCAACAGGTGCATCCTCTGGGTGTTCCACCCACCGCCACCCCCTGGCCTGGCCTGTCAGCCCCGCGGCACCCACCGGATGCAGCGCTTGTCCACCATGGCATAGGGCAGCTCCCGCACCAGCGCCTGGGAGGACTGCAGCCGCGCCATCTCCTGCTCCCACAGCTCCTCCACCCCGGCTTCTGGCTCCCGGGAGGCCTGGCCGGACTCCACTGACCACTGCCTCAGCATCTCTGCGGCGGCCGGGAGGTTGGGGGCGCTGCCTCCTGGAAGGGACGTGGGGTGCCTGCTGGGCGAGCGTCAAGCTCTTGGCCCTGGTACGgccagagatgaagagagagaattcaGCTGGGGCGGATCCCGGCTCAGTCCCCGTCCACAGCTCAGAGCAACACACTGCcagaggcctcagtttccctgtttgtcAACGGGGAGAAAGGTCTAAAGAGCACGGACAGATGGCCCGTCCCAGCAAAGCCAAGGCCAGGCGTAGCCACAGAGGACTGAGCTGGGTCCCAAGGCCTGCGGTACCCGTCCCCCCTGCTGCCGGGGGCCACGGGCCTTCTGGGTCACCCCTTGGCAAGACAATTCCGGCTCTGCTCCCTCCGCTAATTCTTCCACTGGTGCCCTGCCCTACACCCGGACAGTTCCTAGGATCAAGTATCCCGCGGCACCCCGGATTTGGACGTGCTGGGACCCCCTTCATCCCCTACCTGTGGTCCAGCCCCCAGGACTGGgtctgccccgccccccagggaCCCGCGATGAGGGGGCGTGACTACAGCCCCAGACTCGGGAAGGGGACCCTGGTGGCAGCTATAACCCCTACCCCCAGCAGCCCCACACTGCGGGGCTCTCCCTTTTATCTCCtcactctctgcctcctccccccactctgcACCCTGCTCACCTGGGGACAAGGGACCCGGTCCCCAAGGAGCCGCTTGTTGGACCCACTCAGGGGCCAGGCGGGGCGAGACCATGAGGGAGCCTGGgacggggggagggggatggTTGTTGGGGTGTCACATGACAGGAACCCCAGCTCTCCTGCCGtctcctccccctccacttcTGGCTCCCACCTCGACAGTTTCCTCTGCTTTCACTGGGGCCAGGGCCGCCACTTCCTGCGGCACGGGGCGACCAGGCAGGTGGATGGTGTGTGGGGAGGTGGCCTCTGGACCCCATGGGGTTGGGGTCCCCAGGGCGAGGGTcgcccccatctccctctccccccgctCCTTCGGGCTTGTCCCCACCAGATCTCTCTAGGCCTGGGAAGCCCCAGCTGGGGCGGGGGCCTGGCTGCTTATCTGCGGGTGGCAGGCTGTCCTGGGGAGAGCGGGATGGTGACAGAATGGGTGGGTCCCATCGCCTGGGGCCGCTGGTTCCAGAAGCCCTTGGCCTTAATCCTCAACTTCCCTCCGGGTCACTGGCTCTTGGACAAGGCAGGGACTTAGAGCCTGGAGGATGGCAAGGGCTCAGGAGTCGGTGCCATCTGCGCCAGCTAGGCAAGGTGTTCAAGAGCCCCCCTTGGCCCTTTGTGTGTCCCGGGGTCCCCTGGGAGACCCTGTGGTCTTACCCTTCTTGTGCCCGCTCCTCCCTCCTCAGGGCCCAGTCCAGCCTGCTGAGCTCTGCGGGCTTTTCTGCATCCCTGCCTGGAACCCCTTATTTCTCCAAGCCCCTCCTCCACgccaggctccacgctgggtgctGGGGCCCAGCACCCAGTGGGTTCAgagagtgggggcggggagaagaGACCAGCAAAAGTACATGTCAACAGGAAGTGGCAAGTGCTCCAACAGGGAGGCTTCCTACAGGACGTGACCTGCAAGTGGGGCCAGGTCACGCAACTACCATGTGGCTGGAGCATGGATGGGTGTGCGGggacggggcggggtggggggaggcaaggGCTGGGCAGGCCCGGGGGGCCTTGTGCCAAGATGCAGCCCGAGGTAACCCGCCTGAGGCCCACAGCGGTGGCTGCAGAGAAGCCCCAACCCTGACCCCTCCGACTTTGTCCAACTTCAGGTCAGCGGACCCTTCACCGGTTGCATCACATCTTTTCATTCGGGAATCCTGGCTTTGCCCACCTCTCTGCCTTCCCGCCCGCCAGCGTCCCAAGGCTTCCCTACACGGGGAATGTGCCCCCCAACACTGTCCAAATCCCCCCAAGTCTCACCCCAATCCTGGGAGCCTGCCCTCTGACCTGCCAGGCTTTCTCAAAGTGGGTGCTCCCCGATGGACCAGACTCTGCCCTGGGAGAGGACCCCCGGGGGCCTGCTGGTCATCCGTGCGCCCGGAGCACAGTCCACTCCCCTCCCTGCTTGTCCACTCCCcggcttgggggggcggggggcaaccAAGGCGGCAGCAGTGGGCACAGCAGGTGCCCCCTCCCGGGTcgcgccccctcctccccgtCTAGCCCACAGGACGTGCGCCAGAACCGAGCAGAAACCCCGCCCCGCCCAGGGGGTGGCCCCGGCCCCGGAGCCGGCTCGGGAAAGCCGTTGGTCCCCAGGGGTTGCGGGGAGGGGAGGGTTGCCCAACGCGGTGTCGCAAGCCTCCATCAGCGGAGCTTTGCAGCCTCGTGTCATCTTGATGACCGCCCTGGGAAACGGGGGGCTGGGAGGTGTCCCCATCTGAAacttggggaaactgagtcccacgGACACCGCGGACTCCACCGCGACTGGAGTCGACCCCGCAGCTCAGGCCTCGGGGTGCGGAGGACACGGGGCGGCGGGTcggcagggagagggcagggtcGCCCGAGGCGGGGCGCAGGGTCACGTGACGCCGGAGGCCGGCCCCCAGGTGGGCCGGGCGGGGCGCtgctccctcccgccccctcccgccccgccccccgcgcccgacCCAGGTCGCCTCTGGGCCCGGTCacctccgccccgccccctgaccccgcggccccgccccgggggcCGAGCCCCGACCGCGGCTCCCGGGACAGGTGAGCGGCTCGCGGGCGCGCAgggcgcccctcccccgcgcctCCCAGGTAAGCGCGGCCACGGGgtgcgggcggggcgcgggccccCGGGGAGGGGCGCACCGCCCGGCAGCCCCGGGCCctcgcccccggcccccccccggccccccgggccccccgggcTGCGGGAACGTTCCCGGGGAGCGGctccaccctgcccctccccacctgctcaggGCTCAGGAATGGAGAACCCCGGAAACCCTGCGGGGCGCGCCGGCCCGGGGAGGGCGGCAGGGTGCCCGCTGCGCGGAAGTCCTGGCGTCGCCtgggggagcccggggagcccccagccccgcggccGCGGATGCCGGGCCTCTGagcacctcccacctcccacctccccacgaCCCGCGCCCCCGAAGGGGTGTGGGCCTGGGAGGGGCTGTGTGGAGGGACCCAGCCCTAGGGACAGGAGCGGGCGGGGGGCACACCCTCACCTCCAAGTCCATCTGTTTGCCCCATTCAGCTCCCTGGTGGtggtgcccccgccccccaccgccgGCTCCcgctggagggagaggaaggggctcAGACTTTGCGGGGCTGGGCTCAGAGACTGGACGGCCTGCACCCCTAAGTGAGGACGCTGTTTGGGCACcctggccgccccccccccccccaggaagccCCCTCGAGCTCAGCCAACTATTCCGAGTGCTGGATTCCCTCCTGCGCgtcgggggagggggagggggaggggggaggacagGACTGGGCCCCTGCTGGGCTGCGCCCTGCGCCACTCCCACAGGGTGAGGAGCCCAGACAAGGCCGCCCTGGTTCCAGTTGCCCCGGGCGGTGGCAGAGGGCTCAGCCTGGACAAAGGCGGGACAAAGGCGGCCTGTgtaacccgccccccccccccccccagccagctgcccgccccaccccccggGTGATGGAATGTAGGGGAGTCGTCTGCCGGCGCCTGGTGACCTTGCAGCACCCTAGCTCAGCCGGCGTGGAGTGCCGTGATCCCCTTTGGGGGGTGAGGGCGGGCAGTGCTGGGTGTGGGCGCAGCTGGAGGACCCCCCACCCAGGGGGGTGCTGGTTGTGGGGCGAGGTCTAGCCGTTGGAGGGTTTCCTGTGAGAGGAAGTGCTCTGGGGTTACAGGGCAGGCACAGGAAGGTCTGGGAGCTGCCCTGACCTTTTTCACCAGGAGGGTCGCGGATACCTGGGCCCTGGGCCGAGCGGGCGCCTGGGGGAGCTGCTAGGGGAGCTGCGTCCCCgggcccccacccccttcccgcTTCCCCAGGACTGGGGACTGGCGGCGCCGGAGAGGAAACAATGGGGACTGCTCAGACCCCCCCACTTCCTTCCGCTCGCCCTCAGGCAGTGGAAGGGGCTCCCCCTCGCCCATTCAGGCAGGAGGTTTATTTGGAGTCACTGACCCGACCACGTGtttggctggggctggggggcctcGGCCGCGGGCGCCTCCCACGGGCCCCAGGGAGCGGGCGGTTTGGCCCGGCCCCAGGCACTGAAGGCCGCCTCGGTGCACCACTCCCTGTCTCCCCAGATGGGCAGCGGGAGGCTCCGGAGGCTGCGCCCAGGCTCTGAGCAGCCCTGAGCAGCCGTAGGTCTGCAGACCGGCTGGGCGTGGGTCACCGACATGGCCCAGCCACTGACCTTTGTCCTCAGTGTTCCCGAGACCCCGGAGGACCATGGGTAAGTGTGCTGGGGCCGGGGCGGTGTGGTGGGGCTGCTGGAGGGCAGGGATGTCCCCCTCATACTCGCCCCAGAAGCCACCTGGACTGGGGCCTGTGGACAGGGGGGCAGCCAGGGCAGCTgaaccccgcccccccacctcatCCTGTAGCCCGGAGCCCAGCCCCTATGATGAGAGCGAAGTGCACGACTCCTTCTATCAGCTCATCCAGGAGCAGAGCCAGTGGGTGGCCGAGGAGGGTCTGGAGCTGCAGCAGAGGGAGCCGGGCCCCCCGGAGACCCCAGGTGAGCCCCCCAGGCGAgcccccaggccaggccctgggtGTGGCTCAGGCCCCCCGGGGCACAGGCGCTGGGATGGGGATGCTGGGATGGGGATGTGGCGGGCGGGGTGCTGAGCCTGGCCAGCCTGGCAGGATGCCGCTCCCAGTGGGCTGCAGGcccggggtggggatggggtgggatggggtggtggaCGTGGCTGACCAGCCGGGTCTCTGGGACCTCTGGATGTGTCTTTCCGCCTCCTAGGCAGCGGCCACCAGACCCTGCTGGGGCCCGAGGACCCCCTCGTCCACAGCACGGCCACACTCCGCATCTTGGCCAGCATGCCCAGCCGCACTATCGGTGAGTGGGCCCTCTACCCCCCGCACCCCGGGGCGCCTGGGGCTTCAGGTGGAGATCTCGGCCCCCGCTCCCGGCCACTGCCCGGAGGCCCCGCACCGCCCCTGCGGCCCCACTGGGTTCCAAAAACGACTCCGGAGTCATAGGGCTAAAAATAGGCCCTTGGGAACTCGGTGGTGCTGGAGGCCTCTTGGAAAGGGACTTCCTTGGgtcctgggaggggcgggggctggggggcaaggcCGGCGCTGCCCCTGACCGCCCCCCCGCAGGCCGCAGCCGAGGGGCCATCATCTCCCAGTACTACAAC
The Vulpes vulpes isolate BD-2025 chromosome 2, VulVul3, whole genome shotgun sequence genome window above contains:
- the LOC140595822 gene encoding uncharacterized protein, which gives rise to MRGRDYSPRLGKGTLFPLLSLGPGPPLPAARGDQAGQRTLHRLHHIFSFGNPGFAHLSAFPPASVPRLPYTGNVPPNTVQIPPSLTPILGACPLTCQAFSKWVLPDGPDSALGEDPRGPAGHPCARSTVHSPPCLSTPRLGGAGGNQGGSSGHSRCPLPGRAPSSPSSPQDVRQNRAETPPRPGGGPGPGAGSGKPLVPRGCGEGRVAQRGVASLHQRSFAASCHLDDRPGKRGAGRCPHLKLGETESHGHRGLHRDWSRPRSSGLGVRRTRGGGSAGRGQGRPRRGAGSRDAGGRPPGGPGGALLPPAPSRPAPRARPRSPLGPVTSAPPPDPAAPPRGPSPDRGSRDR